The nucleotide sequence ATGGACACGGAAACCCTGGTGGCTTCGGTGGAGAAAACGGGGCGGGTGGTCGTGGTTCACGAAGCTGTGCGCAGCGGCGGGGTGGGGGCAGAAGTGGCGGCGCGGCTGTCGGAGAGCGCGTTTCTTTCCTTGGCGGCGCCGATGGTTCGAGTGGCGGGTTATGACACCCCCTATCCGCCCCCGGCCATTGAGGACGCCTGGTTGCCGAGTGTTGATCGGGTCGTGGAAGCGATTCACCGCGTTGCAGCATTTTAAGACCGTCCAAAGGTTTCTTCGGCTTTGGGAATGGAGGTTGCCATGATTTACCAGTGGAGATTGCCCGATGTGGGGGAAGGGATTCACGAGGCGGAAATTGTTCGTTGGCGAGTGCAGCCCGGTGAGGTGGTCACCGAGGATCAGGTGCTGCTCGAGGTCCAGACGGACAAGGCGACGGTGGAGATCCCAAGCCCAGTTGCGGGAAAGGTCGTGGAGGTACATGGGGACGAAGGACAGGTGGTGCCTGTCGGAACGGTGTTGGTGGAGATCGAGACCGAGGAGGGACAAGTGTCGCCGGGACTGAGAGGGGTTGCGGCGGAAAGCGGCATGCCGGCGGGATCTGCTACCAGTGGCGTTGTGGGCCGGGAATCGGAGCGGCAGGTGCCGCCGGGCAGTCCGGGTACTGGCAATGGATTGCAGCGAGCCAAGGCGGCCCCGGTGGTGAGGCGGCTCGCCCGGGAACTCGGGATCGATATCAATCAGGTACCCGGGACGGGCCCGGGGGGCCGAGTTCTGGAGGAGGACGTGCGGGCCTTTGCCGCCCGGGGAGGTGACCGGGATCTGGGGGGCGGCACTTCCGGCCCGGAGGTTCAGGTTGGGGAAGGTCGTTCGGAGACGGGCGCTCAAAGGTTGTCCACTGCGGAACCGAAGAAACAAGAGACCGTCTCCCCGGTCGGCGCCCGGGAAGCAGAGGGTTCCTTCGCTGAAGGGCAAGACGCGGACGAGCAGAGGATCCCTCTTCGGGGGGTTCGCCGGGTCATCGCGGAACATATGGTGCAGTCAAAATTTACGATCCCCCATGTGACGGGGATGGACGAAGCAGACGTGACCGAGTTGGTGGCGTTCCGGCGGCAAGTGGAGGAAAGTGCGGCCGAGGGGCAGGTCAAGATCACGTATCTGCCCTTTATCGTGAAGGCTGTGGTGGCCGGGTTGAAAGCGTATCCGTATTTCAACGCGGGTCTCGATGACGAACGCCGGGAGATTGTCCTCAAGCGCCGCTACCACATCGGTATTGCGGTGGACGCGCCGGATGGTCTGTTGGTTCCGATCGTTCACGATGCCGATCGCAAAAGTGTGCTGGAGATCGCGGAAGAGATCGAAGAGCTGAAGGAGAAGGCCCGGTCGGGGTCCTTGTCTCCGGACGAGATGCGGGGCGGGACGTTTACAATCAGCAATATCGGTTCGTTCGGCGGCCTGTTTGCCACTCCGATTATTCACTATCCCCAGGCGGCGATCCTAGCCACGGGGAAGATCGTCCGGCGGCCTGTGATGTTGGAGGATGACCGGGTGGTGGGGCGATGGATGATGCCGATTTCCCTGACCTTTGACCATCGAATCATCGATGGGGCCGCGGCCACTCGGTTTATGGGATACATCATGCAGCTTCTCGGCAACCCGATGCAATTGATGGTTCGGATCTAAGAGGGGCTGAGCCATTTCCGAGGGTTGGAGACCGACGACGCAGAATCGGATAGGTGCCAGATGCACAATTGATCGGTCTGCGGTATACTACCTCTGTGGGTATTCGGAAGGAGGATTAGGCATGTCGAAAGAAGTGACGGATGCCACGTTCGCCAGTCGAGTCGAGCAGGTGGCCGGGCCGGTATTGGTGGACTTTTGGGCGCCTTGGTGCGGGCCTTGCCGGATGTTGGCTCCAGTTCTTGATGAACTTGAAAAAGAATGGGCTGGAAAACTGGAGATTTATCGGTTGAATGTCGACGATAATCCGAGCACGGCGGGCCGTTTCGGAATCATGAGCATACCCACCCTGCTCTTGTTCAAAAATGGGCAGGTGGTCCAGCAGGTGATCGGTTATCAGAACAAAGCCCGCTTGTCGGCGACCCTTCGGCCCCATTTGAGCTAAAGGGCCTTGAAACCCGGAGGCGAGTATTCTATAGTGTGAGGTAACCGAAAGGGTAAGGCGAAGACGAGGACCAGTACAGAGGTTTAAGACGGCCCCAGAGAACGGGCTCGTGGCTGAGAGGCCCGCGCCGTCCCCTTTGGAACCCCCCTCGGAGCTGCCGCCGAAGCGGACCGCCGTGGGTCCGTGAAGGCGAGCCGTGGCCGGGCGTTAACCGGAGCCGGGTTGTCCGGGATGAGGGGGCCGTCGAGGCCAACGAAGGTGGTACCGCGGAAGGAGCTCTTCCGTCCTTTGAGACGGGAGGGCTTTCTTATTGCCGCGGGGATCGGATCGCGTGGAGAGGAGAGCCGGGTCATGATCGAAAAGAATCTATCTTTTCTCGGTGCCGGGGCGATTGCCGAGGCATTGATTCGGGGATTGCTAGATGCCGGGGCGGCCCGGGCGGACCGGATTCGGGTTGCCAACCGCTGGGACGGGCAAAAAAGGGACAGCCTGGCTCGGCGGTACGGCGTGGCGGCGGTGGAGCGCCCTGAAGCGATTCGCCGGGGCGAGGTGCTGATTCTGGCCATGAAACCGAAAGACGCCGGGGACGCGTTGGTCGAGGTGCGGGATCACCTGATGGGCCAGCCCCTGATCCTTTCGGTTTTGGCCGGCATTCCGACGGAGTGGATTGAGCGGCAGCTCGGGGGACAGATTCCGGTCGTCCGGGCCATGCCGAACACCTCTTGTCGAGTGGGGGAATCGGCCACAGCCCTGGCCCCGGGCCGTTTCGCAACGGCGGAACAGATGAAACTGGCGGAACAGATTTTTACTGCTGTCGGCCGAGTGGTGGTGGTGCCAGAAAGCCAGATGGATGCAGTCACGGGGTTGTCGGGAAGCGGTCCCGCTTACGTATACTACCTGGCCGAAGCCCTGATGGCATCGGGCAGGGAGATGGGTTTGGACGAGAAGGTATGCCGGGGGTTGGTGGAACAGACGCTGTACGGAGCGGCGCTCATGCTCCGCAATACCGAGGAGTCGCCGGAGACCCTGCGGCGGCAGGTCACCTCCCCGGGAGGGACCACGGAAGCGGGAATCCAGGTGTTGGAGCGGCGCCACGTGGCCGAGGCGCTTCGGGAGGCGGTGCGAAGGGCGGCGGAGAGGAGCCGGGAGTTGCAAGAGGCTTTTGCTGAGTCTGCGGCCTCGGAGGCCGAGGGGTAAGCGGCCACTCCTGAGAGTGGCAGCCCTCTGATCGGTCAAAGCCGGAAAGCCGCCCGCACTGGATCGCAGGGCGGCGCGGACCGTTGAGCTGGGCCTGTTCAGTATGACGGGGCTACTGGACTTTCTCCATCCGACGCCTATGGATCTCTGCCATCCAGCGCTCGTACAGAGCGTCGGACAGATCGACGTGGGGTTCGTGGGGCATGTGGAGCCGCCGGTGCTCCGGCGAGAGCTGCGCCAAGGATTGGGCAGCCGTCTGTCGGGCTGTATCCGGCGTAATCTTATCGATCAGTCGCCGACCGTCCCGGTACACCGGGCGGAGCAGTCGGATGGCTT is from Kyrpidia tusciae DSM 2912 and encodes:
- the proC gene encoding pyrroline-5-carboxylate reductase, which gives rise to MIEKNLSFLGAGAIAEALIRGLLDAGAARADRIRVANRWDGQKRDSLARRYGVAAVERPEAIRRGEVLILAMKPKDAGDALVEVRDHLMGQPLILSVLAGIPTEWIERQLGGQIPVVRAMPNTSCRVGESATALAPGRFATAEQMKLAEQIFTAVGRVVVVPESQMDAVTGLSGSGPAYVYYLAEALMASGREMGLDEKVCRGLVEQTLYGAALMLRNTEESPETLRRQVTSPGGTTEAGIQVLERRHVAEALREAVRRAAERSRELQEAFAESAASEAEG
- the trxA gene encoding thioredoxin, producing MSKEVTDATFASRVEQVAGPVLVDFWAPWCGPCRMLAPVLDELEKEWAGKLEIYRLNVDDNPSTAGRFGIMSIPTLLLFKNGQVVQQVIGYQNKARLSATLRPHLS
- a CDS encoding dihydrolipoamide acetyltransferase family protein — protein: MIYQWRLPDVGEGIHEAEIVRWRVQPGEVVTEDQVLLEVQTDKATVEIPSPVAGKVVEVHGDEGQVVPVGTVLVEIETEEGQVSPGLRGVAAESGMPAGSATSGVVGRESERQVPPGSPGTGNGLQRAKAAPVVRRLARELGIDINQVPGTGPGGRVLEEDVRAFAARGGDRDLGGGTSGPEVQVGEGRSETGAQRLSTAEPKKQETVSPVGAREAEGSFAEGQDADEQRIPLRGVRRVIAEHMVQSKFTIPHVTGMDEADVTELVAFRRQVEESAAEGQVKITYLPFIVKAVVAGLKAYPYFNAGLDDERREIVLKRRYHIGIAVDAPDGLLVPIVHDADRKSVLEIAEEIEELKEKARSGSLSPDEMRGGTFTISNIGSFGGLFATPIIHYPQAAILATGKIVRRPVMLEDDRVVGRWMMPISLTFDHRIIDGAAATRFMGYIMQLLGNPMQLMVRI